Genomic segment of Myxococcus stipitatus:
GGCGCGCGGCGATCGTGAGCGGCGACGGCGGCTTCAGCGGCTCGCCGCCCGGCGCCTGGCTCGTGAGTCCCTGGACGATCTCGTTGCGCAGGGCGTGGGCCTCCTGGCGCACGGCGGTGCCGATCGCCGCTTGCAGGCGCTGCGGCGCGGCGGTGAGGAGCCGCCGCGCCCGTGCCCAGTCGCCGGTGCGCGAGACCGCCATCGGCTCACCCCTGCTTGAAGCGCAGACGCGGCACGTGCTCGTTAAGCCAGCCGAGCGCCACGTGTGTCGCCTCGTTGATGACCGCGCCCTGCTTCACGCTGATGGCTGAGAGCGCGAGCGACTTGGCCGTGACCTCGATGTCCTCGTCCCGGCAGCCGTAGTCCGCGAGCACCGAGGCCGTGCGCTGCGCCGAGGGCGTGGTGCCCGTGCGCCAGTATGCCATCTCGAGGTTCGAGCGGTAGGCCTCGGCCTCCCAGCGGGCGCGCGCGGCGCGGTCGGCGAGGTAGCTCACCTCGTAGGAGAGCCCCTCGCGATCGTGCTGCACGACGTGCTGGTGCTCGTGGACGCAGATGACGATCTGGTGCCACAGGTCCCAGCCGCCCTTGGGCGAGCCGACCTCGAACGGCATGTAGATGCGCCGGCCGATGGTGGTCGTGAAGTTCTTGAGGAAGCGGTCCTTGCTCTGGATGCCGAGCGCCTCGAGCCCCCGCGCGACGAGCTGCATCTCGAGCGCGCTGTTCTTGTTGATGACGCTCGTGCGGAAGTGGTCCTGCATGAAGCGCCAGAACGCCCAGACCTCCTCGGGCTGCACGTCGAGGAAGATCTTGCCGACCACCGGCAGCGACTGGAGGTAGCCCTTCATCGCCCACCTCCCGCCGCCGCGTCGGCGTCGCTGGCGGGCACGCAGGTGTGCCCGGTGATGTGGCCGTCCTCGGTCGTCTCGTCGACGTACGCGCAGACGAAGGGCGCGCCGCTTCGCTCGCTCACGTCGTCGCAGTCGGCGAGCTCGTGATAGCTGCCGTCCGCGTCGCAGATCTCGGCGGCGTTGCCGGTGCAGCGCGTGGCGCCGAGGACGCAGCCGTCGATGGGGCGGCAGCGCGCGCCGAGGCAGACCACGGCGAGCGTGGTGAGTGCGAGAGCCTTCATCATGTTCCACTCCGTGCGGCCGCCCGGTCCTGGAAGGAGACGAGCAGCAGGTTGCGGCTGGGCCGACGCCGGTGGAGCCCGAAGCCGATGGGACGCGCCTCGGTCACGTAGAGACCAGGAGGCGCGCGCACGGCCTGCACGAGCTGGCCGTCGCGCGCGTAGAGCGCGCCCAGCCTGTCGCTCGGGCGAATCAGGGCGTCGCCCGTAGCGGCGTCGACGAGGCCGAGCCGCTCGAGATCCCTGAAGTGGAAGACCAGATCAAAGCTCGACCTGGGCGTGTTCCCGGACGTCGCCATGCGCAAGGCTTCAAAAGCCTCCGGCTCCACCTGGCAGGGGACGCGCACGGGCGGGTGCTCGCGACGAAAGGGCTCGGCGACGCCGTCGTTGTCGCCGTCGACGAGCACCGGTTCCTTGAAGTCCTCGTCGTAGTCAGCCGCCATCGCCACGGTGTCGAGGCGATGCAGCTCCGCGAGGAACGGGAAGATGAGCCGGCCACGCATCACGCAGCTCCGAGCGGAGAAAGGCGCACGTAGAGCGCGAGCAGCGCGTCGATCTCCGGATCGCCCGTGAGGGAGGCCGAGGTCGAGGCCTTCGCGGGATCGAGCCGGTAGCTCTGGTCGCGCGTCCGCTCCTCGATGATGCGCCAGCGGCTCCGTGCCTCGAACGAGGCGTCGTCGGCGAGCGGCGCGAGCGAGCGCAGGACGAGGAGCATCGTCGCGCGGTGGATCGCGGGCGGCGTGCGCCCCGTGGGCGTGCCGTCGTCCTCGGTGAAGCCCCAGAGCCCCTCGGCGACGACGTTGCCGTGGCCGCGCGGGAAGGTGCGCCCGTGACGGCGGGTGAGGCGCGGGCCGTCGAAGCCAGGCTGGATGGGCGCGCCGACGACGAGGAGTTGGCTCGGATCAAGCGGCAGCTCCGTGGTGCCGAGCACCAAGCGATCGAGGCGGATCGGCGGCACCGGCAGCTCGATGCTCGGCGCGCCACGCCCCGAGAGGCGCAGCGTGAGCAGGCGTGGCTCGAAGAACCAGCCGGTAACGCGGTCGATGAGTCGCGAGGCCTCGTCGAGCAGCAGCTCGAGGCGGGCGTCGCTCGCCTCGGCCGCCGTCACGCCTTCGGCGCGCAGGTCGGCGACCGAGGCGTACACGTCACTCTCGCTCGCGCTTGCCGCGCTTGGGTGCGTCGTCGTCCTTCGCGGGCGGCGGCGTGGAGGCCGGAGGCGTGGCCTTCGGCAGGTCGTCGGTCGTGACGGTGCCGCGCGCGGGGACGACCTTGAGATCGTCGGTGGCGCTGCGCTTGACCTTCGCGGCCTCGCTCTCGCCGGCGTCGAGCGCCTTGGCCTCGGCCTCGGTGCAGACGTCGAACGCGAGCGGAGCGTAGCGGTCGGTGGGCACGGTGCGCACGGCGCGCAGGTGCTCGCCGACCTTGCGCTCGACGCGGTACCAGCCCCGCTCGTCCTGGAAGCGGATGCCGGCGTAGGTGAAGCGACGCAGCACGAAGCCGCGTCGCGGATCGTAGGGCTTGAGGCGAACCAGCAGGGTGTCGGTCATGTCTCGTTCTCCTCAGCTCAGAGCTGCACGTCGATGGCCTTGGCCACGCCCGGCTCCTCGGCAAACTTCACGTCGAAGCGGAGCGTCGCGACGATCTTCAGCGTGCCCTCCGAGATGTCGCGGTCGGACTCGAAGCGGATGTTCCGCCAGATGCCGACGTGGACGTTTTTCGGGTTGCACAGCACGATGGCCGTCTGGTCACCGCCCACGCCGAGGTTCTCGGGGAAGAGCGGGATGGGCTGGAGCGGCACGCCCGAGTAGAGGACCGGCGTGTCGTCCTCGAGGAAGCGGTCGCCCGCGACCGTCGCGCGGTCGGCCAGCGTGTTGCGGTAGCCGAGGTCCGCGTCGACGCTCGACAGGAAGCGCATCGCCTTCTTGTCGCGCAGGTACTCGCTCGGCAGCGTCTTGAGCATGTCGCGGAGCAGGTCCTTCGTGATGGGCGTGCCCGCCGCGTCGACGATGTTACTCGTCGCCTGCTTGAGGATGCCGTCCATCGTCGCGAGGAACGGGTCGACCGAGGCCGTGTCGCCGTTGATGGCGACGTCCTCCATGTCGCGCGCGATGGCGTCAGCCAGCATCTCCATGATGGTCTGGCGCAGCTCGCCGCGCTCGATGCTGTCCTCGAGCACCTCGTCGGAGAGGCGCACCTCGGCCTTGAACAGCTTGGCGTCGAGCTCGACGTCGGACAGGTCGGGCTTCACGCGGTCGGCGGCGCCGAGCGCGGTGCCCTCCTGGCCCGGCCGCAGCACGCGCGCGCCGAACTTCAGCTTTGAGATCTGCTGCTTCGGCGAGGCCATCGGGACGACGGTCGCGAGCTGAAGGAGCACGGACTGCTTGATGAGCAGGCGCATGAACTTCTGCGCCTGCGCGGGCTGGAGGATGCCGCCGCCCGCCGTCAGATCGGCGAGCGCGAGATCGGCCTTCTCCAGGATGGAACGGTTGCTGAGGTGGCTCATGAGGGTCTCCTTCCGGCGGGGTGTCAGAGGTCGTGGAAGGAGATCGCCTTGTCGACGCTCTCCCGGTCCTTGGGCTTGTTGAGATCGAGCGGCCATCCCACGTCCTCGACGGAGACCTTCGACACGCGCTCGGCGGGCGCCGCGCTGTTCGGGAGCCCGAACTGCTTCTCGACGCGCCCGAGGCGCTGCTGCTGCTCCTTCACGGTCTCCGACAGCGACCGGAACGACTCGGCGAGCTTCGCCAGCGACTCGTTCACACCGGGCGCGGGCTTGGTGGCGGCGGGCGCCGGCGCGGGCGTCTCGGTCTTCGCGGCGGGCACCTTGCTCGCCGCCTCGCGGATGCGGGCGAGCGCCTGCTTCGCGGCGGTGAGGCTGCTCGCGAACGTCGCAGCCTCGACGGCCGTCGGCGACTGCTTCGCGCGGGCCTCGATGTCCTCCTCGCTCTCGTCGTCGGTGGTGCGCTCGAGGAGCTGCATCGCGACGCTGCGCAGCTCCTCGGCGAGCCCCGCGAGGCGCGCGTCGGCCTGGTCGGCGCCGAGGTCGCCGAGCAGCTCGACGAGCCCGGTCAGGCTCTCGAGCGCCGCGAGCGCGGCGTTCAGCGCCGAGTTGTCGTCGAGCTTCGCCGTGGGCGCAGCGGGCGGCGACGGCTCGGCCGGGGTGGTGTTCTGGGGCTTGTCGTCGTCCATTGCTTCGTCCCTCTTCACGATGAGAAAGCGGTGCTTGTTTGCGGCGCGGTCGACGAGCGAGACCTCCTCGACGACCATGTCGACGAGGCGGTGCACGCCGTCGCCCTTGCGAACCTCGGTCGTCATG
This window contains:
- a CDS encoding phage major capsid protein — its product is MSPPKTPPPRRRPPHDDRGSQGRRRAPPRRHGRRGGLARRPRRKQAPLSHREEGRSNGRRQAPEHHPGRAVAARCAHGEARRQLGAERRARGAREPDRARRAARRPRRRPGRRAPRGARRGAAQRRDAAPRAHHRRRERGGHRGPREAVADGRRGCDVREQPHRREAGARPHPRGGEQGARREDRDARAGARRHQARARCERVAGEARRVVPVAVGDREGAAAAPRARREAVRAPEQRGARRARVEGLRRGRGMAARSQQAQGPGERRQGDLLPRPLTPRRKETLMSHLSNRSILEKADLALADLTAGGGILQPAQAQKFMRLLIKQSVLLQLATVVPMASPKQQISKLKFGARVLRPGQEGTALGAADRVKPDLSDVELDAKLFKAEVRLSDEVLEDSIERGELRQTIMEMLADAIARDMEDVAINGDTASVDPFLATMDGILKQATSNIVDAAGTPITKDLLRDMLKTLPSEYLRDKKAMRFLSSVDADLGYRNTLADRATVAGDRFLEDDTPVLYSGVPLQPIPLFPENLGVGGDQTAIVLCNPKNVHVGIWRNIRFESDRDISEGTLKIVATLRFDVKFAEEPGVAKAIDVQL